A single genomic interval of Melitaea cinxia chromosome 18, ilMelCinx1.1, whole genome shotgun sequence harbors:
- the LOC123662232 gene encoding uncharacterized protein LOC123662232 — translation MEAKLKEYRAIRRRKEIINNVKEKLEKSKEKIVNFIIPETFRNMENKGYRKEEEVLLLENEEIQEPTKQSLIMDESIDATSETSEIESVIEENQESWRYFITKWSIYALIWITLYIYFLSIQFGAVFFVISVLIGICLNTRTRPKKKGEVSAYSVFNQNCTSIDGTLNAEELQRQMIYGVGGMKIF, via the exons ATGGAGGCAAAACTCAAAGAGTATCGTGCTATTCGAAgacgaaaagaaattataaataacgtaAAAGAAAAGCTGGAAAAATCAAAAGAGAAAATTGTAAACTTCATAATTCCCGAAACGTTTagaaatatggaaaataaaggATATCGGAAAGAAGAAGAAGTACTATtg TTAGAAAATGAGGAAATACAAGAACCAACAAAACAAAGTCTTATAATGGATGAGTCTATTGATGCTACCTCAGAAACTAGTGAAATCGAATCTGTCATAGAAGAAAATCAAGAATCCTGGAGATATTTCATAACCAAATGGTCAATTTATGCTCTAATCTGGATAACCTTGTATATATACTTCTTATCAATACAATTCGGTgctgtattttttgttatatctgTATTAATAGGCATTTGCTTAAATACTAGGACAAGACCTAAAAAGAAAGGTGAAGTATCAGCTTACAGTGTATTTAATCAGAACTGTACTAGTATAGACGGAACTTTAAATGCAGAAGAATTACAGAGACAAATGATTTATGGTGTCGGTGGTATGAAAATATTCTGA
- the LOC123662454 gene encoding dynein regulatory complex subunit 7 has product MDERNFDGRRKEILQHAKLYFCYFLLYFIYRVSLFCYYQPERIISPYTAIVRRSSNPFELAHVLVSWLIGAGYDAYVVVGCAKRDVCMAIRYRTVCPEIPDETEVTEESVPPEEEPRYRLVPLPDLTSKYCKEMDRKEAEKKQAELDKKENERLKKIAELEKPPPDDIDGWRTHAWVMVLPGFKGIQEPFFIEPSEGNAYPLNTPQYQQLDSVYNNENYYVNLQSCAEGLGTISYDLSDLTCWEHLLAGEPFHRRQLVGVDYADKKTAFDTEKHLDVPTSWVEKLDITADEYEQRYPGSHKVIRYKKVVLEKFAPYSERDGIIKRVKIFDDYALTIPLLTYEWYKNRVDKMLTAKIDHTKREVRETFGVGRKDHLLKHVYSLDAPPASVEGERTLEFNYYARLDHLTKLVCTPLTFDEYYTDRADRLETRFITYTEGSKSDPKRQVKDIVETYSRNTDIPSKDDIWKKIFHIQENTIELLYHYDYNFVTNNTRSFIKPNLAETGGKILFYPDKTNGYIADPCAKPPRPLDVYYALCDNMDSEYQSRKHIRDRETDINGYLKQRQHELIEPVLFVALFDTERNEAAKKGWQEQEAQKAEITEREKEAEIDPLAPYLARMFGSGHGAGALTVKEATIVREQCINDFKAKQLARQNLVQERFDKLNAEYKNKRLWYLANQFILTPEKESAYFAMSAELAFQVHTLEVRLTRHKDLSGPRLKALEDYLGKHPLLKEYNRMRHYYRMK; this is encoded by the exons ATGGACGAGCGCAATTTTGATGGACGTAGGAAGGAAATTTTGCAGCATGCGAAG TTATATTTCTGTTACTtccttctttattttatttatcgggtttctttattttgttattaccaGCCGGAACGCATAATATCACCATACACTGCGATAGTAAGACGCAGTAGTAACCCGTTCGAGTTAGCCCATGTCCTGGTCTCCTGGTTGATCGGAGCCGGTTATGATGCATACGTCGTGGTCGGCTGCGCTAAGCGGGACGTCTGCATGGCCATACGATACAGGACTGTCTGTCCAGAAATACCCGATGAAACTGAG GTCACCGAAGAATCAGTACCTCCAGAAGAGGAACCTCGCTACCGTCTCGTACCCTTACCGGATCTCACCTCAAAGTACTGCAAAGAGATGGACCGTAAAGAAGCAGAGAAGAAACAAGCGGAATTGGACAAAAAGGAAAATGAAAGATTGAAGAAAATTGcg gagctTGAGAAGCCACCTCCAGATGATATAGACGGTTGGCGTACTCACGCATGGGTTATGGTACTACCAGGATTCAAGGGAATTCAGGAGCCCTTCTTTATCGAGCCCAGTGAAGGGAACGCGTATCCCTTGAACACACCTCAGTACCAACAACTGGACAGTGTAtacaataatgaaaattattac GTAAATCTCCAAAGCTGCGCAGAAGGCCTGGGAACCATCAGCTACGACCTCAGTGACCTCACGTGCTGGGAGCACTTGCTTGCCGGCGAGCCCTTCCACCGGCGCCAGTTGGTTGGCGTCGACTACGCTGATAAAAAGACTGCCTTCGATACTGAAAAACATCTTGACGTGCCTACGAGTTGGGTAGAAAAGCTCGATATAACCGCTGAtg AGTACGAGCAAAGATATCCGGGCAGCCACAAGGTTATACGTTATAAAAAAGTCGTGTTGGAAAAATTCGCACCCTACTCGGAAAGGGATGGCATTATCAAACGAGTGAAAATATTCGATGACTATGCTTTAACTATTCCACTTCTTAC ataTGAATGGTACAAGAACAGGGTGGATAAAATGTTAACGGCAAAAATTGACCACACAAAGCGAGAAGTGAGAGAAACATTTGGTGTCGGTCGAAAGGATCATCTTTTGA AACACGTATATTCTCTGGACGCTCCACCAGCATCAGTGGAAGGGGAACGTACTCTGGAGTTCAACTACTATGCACGTCTTGATCACCTCACTAAGCTCGTCTGCACGCCTCTTACCTTCGACGAATACTACACGGACAGAGCGGACAG GCTCGAAACCCGTTTCATAACATATACGGAAGGAAGTAAATCTGATCCAAAGAGACAAGTCAAAGATATAGTCGAGACATACAGTCGAAACACTGACATCCCTTCAAAGGACGACATTTGGAAGAAAATATTCCACATCCAGGAGAACACAATAGAACTATTATACCATTATGATTACAATTTCGTCACAAATAATACTCGTTCTTTTATCAAACCGAATTTGGCGGAAACGGGTGGAAAGATTCTGTTCTACCCGGACAAAACGAATGGATACATA GCCGATCCTTGTGCAAAACCACCTCGCCCACTGGACGTATACTACGCTCTCTGCGACAACATGGACAGCGAATACCAGTCTCGTAAACATATACGTGATCGTGAGACTGATATCAATGGTTATCTGAAACAACGTCAGCACGAACTCATTGAACCAGTTCTCTTCGTTGCACTATTTGATACCGAGAGGAATGAAGCGGCTAAGAAAGGTTGGCAAGAGCAA GAAGCCCAAAAGGCTGAAATAACTGAACGGGAAAAGGAAGCTGAAATAGATCCTCTCGCTCCGTACCTCGCGCGTATGTTTGGGTCGGGACACGGTGCAGGCGCACTCACCGTTAAGGAAGCGACTATTGTGAGGGAGCAGTGTATCAACGACTTCAAAGCCAAACAGCTGGCTAGACAAAATCTTGTCCAGGAAAGATTTGATAAG ctTAACGctgaatacaaaaacaaaagattgTGGTATTTGGCGAACCAATTTATTCTTACTCCTGAAAAGGAAAGCGCATACTTTGCTATGAG tGCTGAACTGGCGTTCCAAGTGCATACCCTAGAAGTTCGTCTAACAAGGCATAAAGACTTGTCAGGTCCGAGATTGAAGGCATTGGAAGATTATTTGGGCAAACATCCCTTACTCAAGGAATATAACCGTATGAGACATTACTATCGCATGAAATAA
- the LOC123662231 gene encoding FERM domain-containing protein 8 produces MDHQSDMGAYGENSNVKNSGNYITIIPVDYSRRGYPIQAEYQYNEFRSREEYYSVQSQKLQAEVNAHLYSVSQRLPHLSYSPLGRHNEWDKHDSHKPLPDSKESNSSDSLEKSVMGSNLSSCSNQTGSSSIAAGSFSTTEPITSGGSSSSAISPPLPGSSGSTVSSSSSTSNPVTCVYLMSRTAIMVEMSSEEVPSCVTAARFLNAVLNTEELGLSTPSARSLATNVFALWMSSPLLEIQLKPHHCPWRIWSSWQKLLQRYGHGSESRRSKDQPVLRLQRNVFFPRHLEEGIKDSRIQELLYEEARHNVVTGRYPLESSQAVMLGGLQARIQLGPYDPHRHTAKYFREHQQLYLPRHARSGRWARALAAGRKGSAEARLLEHAQRPPAAPPRKLRHKYLAHVRALPTYGAAFFQGQIEQPVRSLTSLLTHEDIPVLVAVNSNGIYVIDDTESTVLLGLLYEELSWDIGLPSDDNEDCLPCLFLQFMVVENGLRVSKILQVFSKQAIMMDTLIEHFAGEYRKRLGQETPSDHANYDYHSDSGSISLPPLSRPDSPQRRLANKLSRLALATHDGRGHLLGGAGDWHGALHHRQPAWILPKH; encoded by the exons atggatcATCAATCCGATATGGGTGCTTACGGAGAAAATTCTAATGTGAAAAATAGCGGgaattatattactataattcCTGTAGACTACTCAAGGCGGGGATATCCTATTCAAGCTGAATATCAATATAA TGAATTCAGATCTCGTGAAGAATATTATAGCGTACAGAGTCAAAAACTTCAAGCAGAAGTAAACGCTCACTTGTATTCGGTCTCGCAGAGGTTACCGCATCTATCGTACAGTCCCTTGGGGCGTCACAATGAATGGGACAAGCATGACTCTCACAAACCATTACCGGATTCGAAGGAGAGCAACTCTTCGGACTCACTCGAGAAGAGTGTTATGG GTTCAAATCTCAGTAGTTGTTCCAATCAAACAGGATCAAGTAGCATTGCGGCAGGTTCCTTTAGCACTACGGAACCTATCACGAGCGGCGGTAGTTCATCGAGTGCCATATCACCTCCTCTGCCAG GATCGTCTGGCAGCACGGTTTCCTCGTCCAGCAGCACATCCAATCCGGTAACCTGCGTCTACTTGATGTCCCGAACTGCTATCATGGTTGAGATGAGTTCGGAGGAGGTACCCTCATGTGTGACAGCAGCAAGATTCCTAAATGCAGTGTTGAACACAGAGGAGTTGGGACTGAGTACTCCGAGTGCCAGAAGTTTGGCTACAAACGTTTTTGCCTTGTGGATGTCCAGTCCACTACTTG AAATTCAATTAAAACCACACCACTGCCCGTGGCGTATCTGGTCCAGCTGGCAGAAGTTACTACAACGATATGGACATGGATCGGAATCTCGTCGATCGAAGGACCAACCAGTTTTACGACTTCAGAGAAATGTTTTCTTTCCTAGACACTTGGAAGAGGGAATCAA AGATTCCCGAATACAGGAGTTATTATACGAGGAGGCTCGTCATAACGTGGTGACTGGGAGGTATCCCCTGGAAAGTTCACAGGCAGTTATGTTGGGTGGACTGCAGGCTAGGATACAGTTGGGACCTTACGATCCTCATCGACACACTGCTAAGTACTTTAG GGAGCACCAGCAGCTGTACCTGCCGCGGCACGCGCGCTCGGGGCGCTGGGCGCGCGCGCTGGCGGCGGGCCGCAAGGGCAGCGCGGAGGCGCGCCTGCTGGAGCACGCGCAGcgcccgcccgccgcgccgccgcgcaAGCTGCGCCACAAGTACCTGGCGCACGTGCGCGCGCTGCCCACCTACGG TGCGGCATTCTTCCAAGGTCAGATCGAGCAACCAGTCAGAAGTCTCACAAGTTTACTGACACACGAAGACATTCCAGTACTGGTCGCTGTAAACTCTAATGGAATTTACGTTATCGATGATACAGAGAGT ACGGTGCTCCTAGGATTGTTGTACGAAGAATTGTCTTGGGACATTGGACTCCCATCCGACGACAATGAGGATTGCTTGCCGTGTCTCTTCTTGCAGTTTATGGTGGTCGAGAATGGGTTACGTGTATCTAAAATATTACAG GTTTTCTCTAAGCAAGCAATAATGATGGATACGCTGATCGAACATTTTGCTGGTGAATACAGGAAGAGACTTGGACAAGAGACACCGAGTGATCACGCGAACTACGATTACCATTCcg ATTCGGGCAGTATCTCCCTGCCGCCGCTGTCCCGGCCGGACTCCCCGCAGCGCCGCCTGGCCAACAAGCTGTCGCGGCTGGCGCTGGCCACGCACGACGGGCGCGGCCACCTGCTGGGCGGCGCGGGCGACTGGCACGGCGCGCTGCACCACCGCCAGCCCGCCTGGATCCTGCCCAAGCACTAG